Part of the Metarhizium brunneum chromosome 6, complete sequence genome is shown below.
CTGGAGGTGAATGGCGAGACGAGGCAGAAGGGCTCTACGGGGTTGATGATTTACCAGATCCCCCGGATTATGAGCGACATCTCCAGGGTCATGACGCTGCAGCCTGGCGATATCGTGCTGACGGGGACGCCGGCGGGCGTCGGGCCCGTTGTGCCGGGGGATGTCATGAGGGCCGGCGTGAGGGTCGGCGGGAgggaggtggaggagggcAAGATGGAGGTCAGGGTTGAGCAGTCGCCTTCTTCGTACGTGTTTGCTGAGACATGAGTTGAGACTTGGGCCAGGGCTGCATGGACGGTGGTGTATTAGCGGCGGGGGCTATGTACGTTGACGGAATGAGCAAGGAAACTAAATGACAtagatttattattatctttgTATTGTATAGTAAAGAGTGCCTTCATTTATCCAAACTCGATTCATCTAccgcctactccgtatccaACAACGCTAATTTCTCATGCTCATATTTCGTCACTCCTAGTAGGTAGGCCTACTCATTCATCATCACGACCTTTGTCCCGCCCCTTAGACGGCAAGATTAGGATCCGGTATGGAGCCCGGCTTCGGAGCCCAGTCCGCCAACTGTCCACACTCACCACATCGCCTCTTTGCCTCATCGTTCTTAAAGTCCTCAACTGCCTGCTTGATCTGCGTCCCCAGGTCGGTACAGTGAAAGGCAGCTTCGTGGACTACAACACCGCCGTCGCAAGATGCGCAGTACCATCGCATGCGGTCGATGGACTCTACGGGGCGGCGCTGCTCGAGAACAACGCCCACTGTGTTGGCGAAGCGCACCGGGTTGTGAGGGGTATTGGGTGGCAGCAGAAACATATCACCCTCGCGGATGATGATGTCTCGGAAGgtgccgccgtcgacgacttTGAGCATCATTGCGCCGCGGTATTGGTAAAACCACTCTGGGGTCTGGTTGATGTGGTAATCAGTGCGAGCGTTGGGGCCGCCAACAATCTGTAAAGTATGAGTATGCAAGCAAGCACGACACGAAGAGGTGTAaatggccaaaaaaaaaaaaaaaactcaccATGACGGTGAAATCATCGTTGTAGACGCAGTAGTTGTTGATTGGTGGCTGGAGCATATGCGAGTTTTCCTCTAGCCTTGACATTTAAAAACCGCTGTTAGCATCCTGTAATGCGAAACGGCTGCCTGTTGGGGAACACAAGAAATGAGCCGACTGAGGCATAAGTGAGTTGACTCACCACTTGGGCAGGTTCACGGGAGGGCCCAGCATGTTGACCGCCCGGGCGAATAATAGCTCTATTCTATGCAGTCGCGGGATTGCGATTAAAAAGAACCACCAGAGatcgttgctgttgttgagtTGCTCTGCTACGTGCTTTGAGAGAAAAACTGGCTCCGGTGGTTGAGagtcgagagtcgagacgtTGCCGCGTTTGTAAGCCAAAAGCGAGTCTGGCATCAGGCGCTCGGGTTTAGTCGGTCGTGCACACACCTCGCCCCCGGCTTTGCAATGCGACTTGTATTTGAGATGATCAACATTCGACAGCAGATTGGACCAAGTTATGGAACAGCTGATTATTCGCATAAGGCGCAGCATGCAAAGTCCAATCGTGTGTTGCACCCGAGAGCCGTTGCGCAGCATGCCGTACATATGTGCTCCTCATGCATCAAGGGTCGTTGGTTGACGGGTCCGGCCATATTGCTCAGTTGGACAAGGCAAACACCGACACATCCGGCTTGACGGCACGCAGCCACAGAGTCGGCAAAGTTTATCGTGGAGACAAAACCGTGGGACGTGAAGCAATGCACTCCGATTGTTGGCCAATGATGAAAAGAAATACAGCGTAGAATGAAAGGAGATTCCAAGCAATTGCTGTTGCACCATGTTGCATAACTCGGGGTCGTTGACGCCATTAGCGCGGCGCACCTGCCATTTGCTGGGACTGCCACTCGCCAGCGGGCAGGCAGGAGCTACCCGCCGCACCGTGAGTGCCGTGACTGGCTGCTGTGAAACCATCCTTGATCCGCGAGTGAACATGTGGCCACCCTGTCGCAGGTGACCAGTCTCCAACGCAGTACGCCGTACAACCAGCAAGCCATGCAGATAACGTGCTCAATATAGCTCCCTCTCTGTTCAACAAGTCGATAAACTTCGGCCACAGTCCTCCTTTCTTCCCCAAATCACCATCCTCCGCTCTTTGTCCAGCCCTTTCAACACCGACTCCTTTCCGTCGCTGGCAAACCCCACGAAGCTCAAGTCCTCTGTGCATGTGCTCCCTACAGCCCTTTGAACGTTGAAACACGAGATTGCGACATCCCTTCCCCCTAGTCTTTTTTCGCCGACATCATCGGCCAGACCCCAACATTCACCATCATGAACCACGCAGGCATGGATCACGGCGATATGGACCACGGCGACCACGGCGGCATGGAAGACATGTGCAGCATGAGCGTATGTTGCAACCCCTTCGCCTCGCCGTCTGCTTGCCTAACTGTTCATAGATGCTCTTCACATGGGACACCACCAACCTGTGCATCGTATTTCGCCAGTGGCACATTCGCTCAACGCCAGGCCTCATATTCTCCCTAGCCGCCGTCG
Proteins encoded:
- the BNA1 gene encoding 3-hydroxyanthranilate 3,4-dioxygenase, producing MLGPPVNLPKWLEENSHMLQPPINNYCVYNDDFTVMIVGGPNARTDYHINQTPEWFYQYRGAMMLKVVDGGTFRDIIIREGDMFLLPPNTPHNPVRFANTVGVVLEQRRPVESIDRMRWYCASCDGGVVVHEAAFHCTDLGTQIKQAVEDFKNDEAKRRCGECGQLADWAPKPGSIPDPNLAV